From a region of the Wolbachia endosymbiont (group B) of Gerris lacustris genome:
- a CDS encoding alpha/beta hydrolase yields the protein MVEVFLNNSTKKIEGRYHQSKDTNAPVVLILHHHPQYGGSMDSKIIHSIYESFIDNNFSALTINFRGVGKSTGTFDKGIGELTDAAVAIDWLQEHNSNNVPIWIVGFSFGAWVAMQLTMRRPEIVSFVALSLPATKYDFSFLSPCPVPGLIIQSNNDTISEESDVTELAQRLINSVKNNHVEYHIIDDTNHFLRDKEEEVAQIIDNYIKLRLNSAVTSSQKAKKEIRVKEYA from the coding sequence GATAGAAGGTAGATACCATCAAAGCAAAGATACCAATGCACCGGTTGTGCTAATTTTACATCACCATCCCCAATATGGTGGTAGTATGGATAGTAAGATTATACATAGTATATATGAATCTTTTATCGATAATAACTTTTCTGCATTGACAATTAATTTTCGTGGCGTCGGAAAATCTACCGGAACTTTTGATAAGGGTATAGGAGAATTAACTGATGCTGCAGTAGCTATTGATTGGCTTCAGGAGCATAACTCTAACAACGTTCCAATTTGGATAGTCGGTTTTTCTTTTGGAGCATGGGTAGCTATGCAGTTGACAATGCGCCGTCCAGAGATAGTAAGTTTTGTTGCCCTTTCTCTTCCAGCAACTAAGTACGATTTCTCTTTTCTCTCTCCTTGCCCAGTTCCTGGACTTATAATACAAAGTAATAATGATACAATTTCAGAAGAAAGCGATGTAACAGAATTAGCACAAAGGTTAATAAATTCGGTAAAAAATAACCATGTGGAATACCATATAATAGACGATACTAACCACTTTTTAAGGGATAAAGAAGAGGAAGTAGCTCAAATTATAGATAATTATATAAAACTACGCTTAAACAGTGCAGTCACTTCCTCCCAAAAAGCTAAAAAAGAGATAAGGGTAAAAGAATATGCCTAA
- a CDS encoding ABC transporter ATP-binding protein codes for MGNGVTLELASVSKSFKKSPAIVEDINLSLTRGQVVALIGSSGSGKTTILQIAGLLDKPTLGVVTVDGVNCTQASNKYKTHVRRNFLSFVYQFHYLLQELSVLENVMLPQLIARRSKAEAKKKSQAILEKFGLESKASSMVSEISGGERQRVAIARSIVNSPKLLLADEPTGNLDPTNSLNVFLLLHSYVKENNSSMLIVTHNYILAEKADHIFQLKNRSLVKL; via the coding sequence ATGGGTAATGGTGTAACACTAGAGCTAGCTTCTGTAAGTAAGAGCTTCAAAAAAAGTCCTGCTATTGTAGAAGATATCAATCTGAGTCTTACAAGGGGGCAAGTAGTTGCATTGATTGGTAGTTCGGGATCAGGAAAAACAACTATACTACAAATTGCAGGCCTATTGGATAAGCCAACTTTAGGTGTAGTGACAGTAGATGGAGTAAATTGCACGCAAGCCAGCAATAAATATAAAACTCATGTAAGAAGAAATTTTCTTAGCTTTGTTTATCAATTTCACTATTTATTACAAGAGTTATCAGTGTTGGAAAACGTTATGCTTCCTCAGCTTATTGCAAGAAGAAGCAAAGCTGAAGCAAAAAAAAAATCGCAAGCAATATTAGAAAAATTTGGTCTGGAAAGTAAAGCAAGTAGTATGGTATCTGAAATTTCTGGTGGAGAAAGGCAGAGGGTTGCAATTGCAAGAAGCATTGTAAACTCTCCAAAGCTTTTACTTGCAGATGAACCAACGGGAAATTTAGACCCAACAAATTCTTTGAATGTGTTTTTGCTGTTACATTCATATGTAAAGGAAAATAATAGCTCTATGCTTATAGTAACACACAACTATATCCTTGCAGAAAAAGCAGATCACATTTTTCAGTTAAAAAACCGATCATTAGTAAAGCTGTGA
- a CDS encoding HesB/IscA family protein encodes MSTDYNISLTDNALRKIHSLVEQEGDESSILRVAVSGGGCSGFKYNFLMDQINKKMSLDDDFDDDEDDDFDDDEDSEDYRSHSSFSEKGKDIVINDENGNPVLMVDNCSAKFLNNSTIDYTEDLSGSGFQIKNALAKSRCGCGNSFSV; translated from the coding sequence ATGTCAACAGATTACAATATTAGCTTAACTGACAATGCATTAAGGAAAATCCACTCCCTTGTAGAACAGGAAGGAGATGAGAGTTCTATTTTGCGGGTTGCAGTTTCAGGTGGTGGATGCTCTGGCTTCAAGTATAATTTTCTTATGGATCAAATAAATAAGAAGATGTCTTTGGATGACGATTTTGACGATGACGAAGACGACGATTTTGACGATGACGAAGATAGCGAGGATTATAGAAGCCACTCCAGTTTTAGTGAGAAAGGTAAAGATATAGTAATTAATGATGAGAATGGAAACCCTGTGTTAATGGTTGATAATTGTTCAGCGAAATTTTTAAATAATTCAACTATAGATTATACTGAAGATCTAAGCGGTTCTGGTTTTCAAATCAAGAATGCTCTCGCTAAGTCTCGATGTGGGTGTGGTAACAGTTTCTCGGTCTAA
- a CDS encoding deoxyguanosinetriphosphate triphosphohydrolase encodes MSNNNFLLSYACFPSKTKGRNFKEPEDENRSCFQRDRDRIIHSNAFRKLGYKTQVFINYEHDYYRTRLTHSLEVAQIARSIARRLRLDEDITECIALAHDLGHPPFGHTGEDALVQVDKEEYKFDHNVQAIRILTYLEQKHADFNGMNLSWEVIEGVAKHNGPLLGQNAVSHTNNQLLLEYNEKYDLKLEEFSSIEAQVASIADDIAYSVHDLDDALRANLVTIEDLFDVPLIGKMFKGVRSEYSDLPQSKLIHESLSRTIGIMINDVVFQTEKNIKDYKIKSVEDVRGLNIMLVTFSPEIANATKEIKKFNMEKIYRSYKLNRTMNKAKRIVQELFQCFYENPGLLPIEWNKLACESQRSVIICDYISGMTDRFAIHEHRRIFDTSYEMTSF; translated from the coding sequence ATGTCAAACAATAATTTTCTATTAAGTTACGCGTGCTTTCCAAGTAAAACAAAAGGAAGAAATTTCAAAGAGCCAGAAGACGAAAATCGCAGCTGCTTTCAGCGTGATAGGGACCGCATTATTCACTCTAATGCATTTAGGAAATTAGGATATAAAACACAAGTTTTTATCAATTATGAGCATGATTACTATCGCACTCGGCTAACTCATAGCCTTGAAGTTGCACAAATTGCAAGATCTATCGCACGCAGGCTCAGATTAGATGAGGACATCACTGAATGTATAGCGCTTGCACATGACCTTGGTCATCCTCCATTTGGTCACACAGGTGAGGATGCTCTAGTTCAAGTTGATAAGGAGGAGTATAAGTTTGATCATAACGTTCAAGCTATAAGGATTTTAACTTATCTTGAACAAAAACATGCTGACTTTAACGGCATGAATCTAAGTTGGGAAGTGATTGAAGGCGTTGCAAAACATAATGGTCCTTTACTCGGTCAAAATGCGGTATCTCACACAAATAATCAGCTGTTATTAGAATACAATGAAAAATATGACCTAAAGCTTGAAGAATTTTCAAGCATTGAAGCACAAGTTGCTTCGATTGCCGACGACATCGCCTACAGTGTGCATGATCTTGATGATGCACTCAGGGCAAATTTAGTAACCATCGAAGATTTGTTTGATGTTCCTTTAATTGGCAAAATGTTTAAAGGCGTAAGGAGTGAATACTCAGACTTGCCTCAGAGTAAACTCATACATGAATCACTGAGTAGAACTATAGGAATTATGATAAATGATGTCGTTTTTCAGACTGAAAAAAATATTAAAGACTACAAAATAAAAAGCGTAGAAGATGTAAGAGGTCTAAATATAATGCTAGTCACATTTTCACCAGAAATTGCAAATGCCACAAAAGAGATAAAAAAATTTAACATGGAAAAAATATACAGAAGCTATAAATTGAATAGAACAATGAACAAAGCAAAACGTATAGTACAGGAGCTTTTTCAATGCTTTTATGAAAACCCAGGGTTATTACCTATAGAGTGGAACAAGCTTGCTTGTGAATCTCAGCGTTCAGTAATAATATGTGATTATATCTCAGGTATGACAGATAGATTTGCCATACACGAGCACAGAAGAATTTTTGATACCTCATACGAAATGACTTCTTTCTAA